CGAATGGGCGCTGAACGAGCTCTATCGCGAGCTTTATTATGCCGGCGTCGTGCTCGAAGGCACCATTCTCAAGCCGAACATGGTCGTCTCGGGCAAGGATTGCGCCAAGCAGGCGTCGCGCGAGGAAGTGGCAGAGAAGACGGTCACGGTCCTGAAGCGCTGCGTGCCTGCCGCCGTGCCGGGCATCGCTTTCCTGTCGGGTGGCCAGTCGGATGAGGACGCGACGGCGCATCTCCACTACATGAACGCGATCGGCAACCTGCCTTGGAAGCTCACCTTCTCCTACGGCCGCGCTTTGCAGGCCGCCGCCCTCAAGACCTGGAAGGGCAAGGCGGAGAATGTCGCCGCCGCCCAGAAGGCCTTCAACCACCGCGCCGAGATGAATGCGCTCGCGGCTTCCGGCAAGTGGTCGCAGAAGCTGGAAAAGGCGGCCTGATCTCGGGCTGCTGACTGTTGCCTGTTCTTGGGGCCGGTATTGTGCGATGAACTCTTGAGGGAGATCTCCGCATGACCGGCCCCATCGATTTTTCGACCTTCGTGGCCCATTGGCGCGACATCGAGGGCAGTGAAGACCAGCATTATTCGGGCTCCGACGAGCGTCAATCCTTCAGCGCTTCGTTCTGCGAGACCCACGGCCTGATGCGTCTCGGCGTCCATCACGAAAGGCTGCCGCCGGGCCGGCGCCTCTCCTGGCCTCACGCTGAAGCCGACGAAGAGGAGTTCGTTTTCGTTCTCGAAGGCGAGCCGGATCTTTGGGCCGATGGCCATGTGAAGCGGTTGAAGCCGGATATGGGCGTGTCCTTTCCCGCCGGTACGGGACTTGCGCACACCTTTCTGAACAACACGGAGCGTGAGATCAGATTACTGGTGATCGGCGAGGCGTCGCGCGAGAGAAGCCGTATTCACTTTCCTCTCGATCCGCGCCGCAATGAAGAAATCGGCATGCGTCACTGGAAAATCGATCCGGTGCGCCCCTTGGGGCCTCATGACGGACTGCCCCATGACACGGCTCCGGCCGATCAATTGGTGTCGGCCTGCCCTGTCGATTTTTCCGCCTTCGTGGACTATTGGCGCGACATCGAAGGTGCGGACGACACTCGCTACAACGGCTCCGATGAACTCCATACGATCAGCGCATCCTTCGGCGAGAAACACGGCTTGATGCGCCTCGGCATCCATCATGAACGACTTAAGCCCGGTCGGCGCGCCTCGTGGCCGCATGCCGAGGCCGATGAGGAGGAATTTGTCTTCGTTGTCGAGGGCGAGCCCGATCTGTGGGCCGACGGCTATCTGAAGCGGCTGAGGCCCGGCGACGGCGCGTCCTTTCCCGCCGGCACCGGACTTGCCCACACATTTCTCAACAACACTGACCGGGACGTGCGGCTGGTGGTCGTCGGCGAGGCGACACGCAGCCGGAGCCGGCTCCATTATCCGATGCATCCCCGCCGCAATGCCGAGATCGGCGAGCGGCACTGGAGGATCGAGCGTCAGGCTCCCCCGGGTCCGCATGACGGCTTGCCCGATCGGTTGCGTGAGAAGAGCAGAAGCTCATAGCCCCGGCTTCACGCGCCCAAAAATAGCTCGGCGTCAATTTTGAAACTTTGGAAAATCCAGCATGTCTTTCGTGTTACTTCAGGCCTCGCGGCCTGAAGTAACGAAAGTGTTACCGTTTCGGACTTACCGACCGGTAAGCGCGGGATGCGAAAAAGTGGGCACCGGTTTTTCGTACGAATCCCGCGCTAACATATAAGAACCGATCACGTTTATGAGTTTGGATTGACTCAATCCAAACTCATCGTGATCTAGTGCGTCCTCTGGCCGGACAGTTTGGTCATCTCGTCTTTG
This genomic stretch from Nordella sp. HKS 07 harbors:
- a CDS encoding cupin domain-containing protein, with product MTGPIDFSTFVAHWRDIEGSEDQHYSGSDERQSFSASFCETHGLMRLGVHHERLPPGRRLSWPHAEADEEEFVFVLEGEPDLWADGHVKRLKPDMGVSFPAGTGLAHTFLNNTEREIRLLVIGEASRERSRIHFPLDPRRNEEIGMRHWKIDPVRPLGPHDGLPHDTAPADQLVSACPVDFSAFVDYWRDIEGADDTRYNGSDELHTISASFGEKHGLMRLGIHHERLKPGRRASWPHAEADEEEFVFVVEGEPDLWADGYLKRLRPGDGASFPAGTGLAHTFLNNTDRDVRLVVVGEATRSRSRLHYPMHPRRNAEIGERHWRIERQAPPGPHDGLPDRLREKSRSS